The Clostridium chauvoei genome has a window encoding:
- a CDS encoding nuclease-related domain-containing protein encodes MRELTNKLLYIFTTLIFVLIIYNISSILIDFGMISIGRRFFLIIMTLFLFIPYFKNNKKRNEIIREGLLGEEKLQNEINKLDINENKIISNVILKNKRSKKEFDNLIITEKGIYNIKCTNIRGDIVIEKDGILKRYYNNQYNTVDSPIKEIQRESLFLKEIIEDINIMPILVITNKFVSITGKGNSKIAILTIDEINEYIVKDNLPTRYNKEELYNRVKKNIKEYSNIFSLRSKYDEFNYYSFEYKTKISISSFFILFYLLNLI; translated from the coding sequence ATGAGAGAGTTAACAAATAAATTATTATATATATTTACAACTCTAATTTTTGTATTAATAATTTATAATATATCATCAATTTTAATTGATTTTGGAATGATCTCTATTGGGAGACGGTTTTTTCTTATAATAATGACTTTATTTTTGTTTATTCCATATTTTAAAAATAATAAAAAAAGAAATGAAATTATAAGAGAAGGACTATTAGGAGAAGAAAAACTTCAAAATGAAATAAATAAATTAGATATAAATGAAAATAAAATAATAAGTAATGTAATATTAAAGAATAAAAGAAGCAAAAAAGAATTTGATAATCTAATTATAACTGAAAAAGGGATATATAATATAAAATGCACCAATATAAGAGGCGATATTGTAATAGAGAAAGACGGGATTTTAAAAAGGTACTACAATAATCAATACAATACTGTAGATAGTCCTATTAAAGAAATTCAAAGAGAAAGTCTTTTTCTAAAAGAAATTATTGAAGATATAAACATTATGCCTATATTAGTGATTACAAATAAATTTGTATCAATTACAGGTAAAGGAAATTCAAAGATAGCAATATTAACTATAGATGAAATTAATGAATATATAGTTAAGGACAATTTACCTACTAGATATAATAAAGAAGAGCTTTACAATAGAGTAAAGAAAAATATAAAAGAATATAGTAATATATTTTCATTAAGATCAAAATACGATGAATTTAACTATTATTCTTTTGAATACAAAACTAAAATTTCAATTTCATCTTTTTTTATATTATTCTATTTGTTAAATTTAATATAA
- a CDS encoding HAD-IB family hydrolase, with protein MGKIAAFFDIDGTIYREGLITEVFKKIIKYELVNENKWYRDVRPAYIKWDKRQGDYDTYLLKMVDIYTEAIKGIDKYHIDYIAKRVIEQKGDRVYTFSRERIKWHKEQGHIVIAISGSPIELVREMSKKYNMDDYRGTIYKLGEDNTYNGDIIPMWDHESKLKAIQELQDKYDIDLEKSFAYGDTSGDFTMFKSVGNPYAINPTKELIGKAKEDKDIMNKIKLIVERKDVTYNLDINTIDLI; from the coding sequence ATGGGAAAAATAGCAGCATTCTTTGATATTGATGGAACTATATATAGAGAAGGTCTTATAACTGAAGTATTTAAGAAAATAATTAAGTATGAGCTAGTTAATGAAAATAAATGGTATAGAGATGTTAGACCAGCTTATATAAAATGGGATAAAAGACAAGGAGATTACGATACTTATTTACTAAAAATGGTAGATATCTATACAGAGGCTATTAAAGGAATAGACAAATATCATATAGATTATATAGCTAAAAGAGTAATAGAACAAAAGGGGGATAGAGTATATACATTTAGTAGAGAAAGAATAAAATGGCATAAAGAACAAGGACATATTGTAATTGCTATATCAGGATCACCTATAGAATTAGTAAGAGAGATGTCTAAGAAATATAATATGGATGATTATAGAGGTACTATATACAAGTTAGGAGAAGATAATACCTACAACGGTGATATAATACCTATGTGGGATCACGAAAGTAAATTAAAAGCCATACAAGAATTACAAGATAAATATGATATAGATTTAGAAAAAAGCTTTGCATATGGTGATACTTCAGGAGATTTTACAATGTTTAAATCTGTAGGAAACCCATATGCAATTAATCCAACTAAAGAGCTTATAGGAAAAGCTAAAGAAGATAAGGACATAATGAATAAAATAAAGTTAATTGTAGAAAGAAAAGATGTAACATATAATCTAGACATAAATACTATAGATTTAATATAG
- a CDS encoding MFS transporter, with protein sequence MIDRKLNIRLILHIKQSTLILKKRNFYMKKKSTKSLLILNLVISVALSMAHPVTPALIRKLGLPSFMFGVFFATMSLGNFIFSPIWGGLSDKKGRIKYLIIGLVGYGISQLGFGLSTNTIVIVIFRLLGGAFVTSYLTVSIAYLTDITTKENRLKIMSYYAACNTIGSALGSLLGGVIGNTNYKIAFLVQSVLCIVLSIFIYFILSETIVDTGEKVRIKLNKIKFNKLTNRVDTNLIMIMLMVIIFYFSSTSYSSSINYYIESILKLPPSFNGVFLSIAGICGFLGNLLLTSYIGKKVDDKVSFKYLTLLLGVIIFLASITTNTNLFFVLIIIFVTISSIYVPIQQNIVTKLSKDNYGSLMGIQNSAKSMGMVLGSLFAGFIFDFGSKLPFMIAGIVLFIGFGILTRTKIDIK encoded by the coding sequence ATGATTGACAGGAAGTTAAATATTAGATTAATATTACATATAAAGCAATCTACATTAATTTTAAAGAAAAGGAATTTTTATATGAAGAAAAAATCAACAAAGTCTTTACTTATATTAAATTTAGTAATATCAGTAGCATTAAGTATGGCACATCCAGTCACGCCAGCACTTATAAGAAAATTAGGATTACCATCTTTTATGTTTGGTGTATTTTTTGCTACTATGTCATTAGGAAACTTTATTTTTTCACCTATTTGGGGTGGATTATCTGATAAAAAGGGAAGAATTAAGTATTTAATAATAGGTCTTGTAGGATATGGAATAAGTCAATTAGGATTTGGGCTTAGTACAAATACAATTGTTATAGTAATATTTAGATTGTTAGGAGGGGCTTTTGTAACAAGTTACCTAACAGTATCTATAGCCTATTTAACAGATATAACAACAAAAGAAAATAGACTTAAAATAATGTCATATTATGCAGCATGTAACACTATAGGAAGTGCATTAGGATCTCTTCTAGGAGGGGTTATTGGAAATACAAATTATAAAATAGCATTTTTAGTTCAATCTGTACTTTGTATAGTATTAAGTATTTTTATTTATTTTATATTATCTGAAACAATTGTTGATACAGGTGAAAAAGTACGTATAAAATTAAATAAAATTAAGTTTAATAAATTAACAAATAGAGTAGATACTAATTTAATTATGATAATGTTAATGGTTATTATTTTCTATTTTTCATCAACTAGTTATAGTTCATCTATTAATTATTATATAGAATCAATATTGAAGTTACCTCCATCATTTAATGGAGTATTTTTATCTATAGCAGGAATTTGTGGATTCTTAGGAAACTTATTATTGACATCATATATAGGTAAAAAAGTAGATGATAAAGTAAGTTTTAAATATCTAACATTATTATTAGGAGTAATTATATTTTTAGCTTCGATAACTACTAATACAAATTTATTTTTTGTATTAATAATAATTTTTGTAACAATTAGTAGCATATATGTTCCAATTCAACAAAATATAGTAACAAAATTAAGTAAAGATAATTATGGATCTCTTATGGGAATTCAAAATTCAGCTAAGTCCATGGGGATGGTATTAGGGTCATTATTTGCAGGTTTTATATTTGATTTTGGAAGCAAATTGCCATTTATGATAGCTGGTATAGTACTATTTATTGGATTTGGAATTCTTACTAGAACAAAAATAGATATAAAGTAA
- a CDS encoding M48 family metallopeptidase → MSFYYKDELIEFEIIYRNRKTLSIKIDIDGNIKVISPEKLSENNILNIVEKKASWIINKRKIMLNRKKVIPKNNYLNGEFYLYMGEKYTLKVVTTPKDTVLINHENKVIEISTSSKDKIRNMLEKFYREETFKIVKERVCYYQKYFENTPKEIRVKQQKRRWGSCTFDNKLLFNWRLSMMPKDILDYVIVHEMCHMVYKNHSKDFWNDVFRVMPNYKEKSLWLRENGIKIDL, encoded by the coding sequence GTGAGTTTTTATTATAAAGATGAATTAATAGAATTTGAAATAATCTATAGAAATAGAAAAACATTATCTATAAAAATAGATATAGATGGAAATATAAAAGTGATCTCTCCTGAAAAGTTAAGTGAAAATAATATATTAAATATAGTCGAAAAGAAAGCAAGTTGGATTATTAATAAAAGAAAGATAATGTTAAATAGGAAAAAAGTAATTCCAAAGAATAATTATTTAAATGGAGAGTTTTATCTATATATGGGTGAAAAGTATACTTTGAAAGTGGTTACTACTCCAAAAGATACAGTATTAATTAATCATGAAAATAAAGTTATAGAAATTAGCACTTCTTCTAAAGATAAAATTAGAAATATGCTAGAAAAATTTTATAGAGAAGAAACCTTTAAAATTGTAAAAGAAAGAGTTTGTTATTATCAAAAATACTTTGAAAATACGCCTAAAGAAATAAGGGTTAAACAACAAAAAAGAAGATGGGGTAGCTGTACTTTTGATAATAAACTTTTATTTAATTGGAGATTATCAATGATGCCAAAAGATATACTGGATTATGTTATTGTCCATGAAATGTGTCATATGGTTTATAAGAATCATTCAAAAGACTTCTGGAATGATGTATTTAGAGTTATGCCAAATTATAAAGAAAAATCATTATGGTTAAGAGAAAATGGGATTAAAATTGATTTATAA
- the ilvA gene encoding threonine ammonia-lyase → MYLEKIQLARETIKDVVIKTPLLYSNFFSILSGNDIYMKCENLQVTGAYKIRGAINKINSLSNEEKNKGVVCSSAGNHAQGVAYGAALSNVNATIVMPKTTPFVKVKSTKDLGGNVVLYGNCYDDAFKEAKRIEKEEHSIFLHPFNDLTVIQGQGTIALEIFEDLNDVDVIVCPIGGGGLISGISLAAKELNPNIKIIGVQAEGANAMEQSFKNGNLISLNSINTIADGIAVKSPGNITFDIIKDYVDDIVTVTDSEIVEAFLILSEKHKLLVEASGAVSLAALKKLNFKDKKIVSIISGGNIDMLTISSLINNGLVERGRLFCFSVELPDVPGQLLEISKLLSETSANVVKLEHNQFKATNRLKNVLLEITVETNGPDHINIIKDAFKNYGFFIRQMY, encoded by the coding sequence ATGTATCTAGAAAAGATTCAATTGGCAAGAGAAACAATAAAAGATGTTGTAATTAAAACCCCATTGTTATATAGCAATTTTTTTTCTATATTAAGTGGTAATGATATCTATATGAAATGTGAAAATTTACAAGTTACAGGCGCTTATAAAATAAGAGGTGCTATAAATAAAATTAATTCATTAAGTAATGAAGAGAAAAATAAAGGTGTTGTTTGTTCTTCAGCTGGTAATCATGCTCAAGGTGTTGCATATGGAGCTGCTTTATCAAATGTTAATGCCACTATAGTAATGCCTAAAACAACGCCTTTTGTAAAAGTTAAATCTACTAAAGACTTAGGGGGTAATGTTGTTTTATATGGTAATTGTTATGATGATGCTTTTAAAGAAGCAAAGCGAATAGAAAAGGAAGAACATTCTATATTTTTACATCCATTTAATGATTTAACTGTAATTCAAGGTCAGGGTACTATTGCTTTAGAAATATTTGAAGATTTAAATGATGTAGATGTTATAGTTTGTCCAATTGGTGGAGGTGGATTAATAAGTGGGATATCATTAGCGGCTAAAGAACTTAATCCTAATATTAAAATAATAGGTGTTCAAGCTGAAGGAGCAAATGCCATGGAACAAAGTTTTAAAAATGGAAATCTTATAAGTCTTAACTCAATAAATACAATAGCAGATGGTATAGCAGTAAAAAGTCCCGGAAATATAACTTTTGATATAATTAAAGATTATGTTGATGATATTGTGACAGTAACCGATAGTGAAATAGTAGAAGCTTTTTTAATATTAAGTGAAAAACATAAACTTTTAGTAGAAGCTTCAGGCGCTGTATCTTTAGCAGCCTTAAAGAAATTAAATTTTAAAGATAAAAAAATAGTTTCAATAATTAGTGGAGGTAACATAGATATGCTTACAATTTCATCATTAATAAATAATGGATTAGTAGAAAGAGGTAGATTATTTTGTTTTTCAGTAGAACTACCTGATGTTCCAGGTCAACTATTAGAAATATCTAAATTATTATCAGAAACCTCTGCAAATGTAGTAAAATTAGAACATAATCAATTTAAAGCAACCAATAGACTTAAAAATGTTTTGTTAGAAATAACAGTTGAAACAAATGGTCCTGATCATATAAATATAATTAAAGATGCCTTTAAAAACTATGGATTTTTCATAAGACAAATGTATTAA
- a CDS encoding SDR family oxidoreductase: MSFEEKLKIQISGQHQNKQPGEEHLMNPAPIYNLTNYSHPALKLKDKVAIITGGDSGIGRAIAIAYAKEGAKIAIVYLNEHEDANKTKTLIEDFNGECILIPGDIGEEDFCIKAINEVIEKFKTINILVNNSGEQHTANSLIDITRNQLERTFKTNFFGAFYLSKAVLPHLKSGDSIINTTSITAYHGSETLIDYSATKGALTSFTRSLAKNLAKTGIRVNAVAPGPIWTPLIPSSFDENKVASFGKDTPMKRPGQPVELAESYVFLASDGASYITGETIHVNGGDFINS; encoded by the coding sequence ATGTCCTTTGAAGAAAAACTTAAAATTCAAATTTCAGGACAACATCAGAACAAACAACCAGGCGAAGAACATTTAATGAATCCAGCACCTATCTATAATTTAACTAACTATTCTCATCCAGCTTTAAAACTTAAAGACAAAGTAGCTATTATAACTGGAGGAGATAGTGGAATTGGTAGAGCCATTGCTATAGCCTACGCAAAAGAAGGAGCTAAAATAGCAATTGTATATTTGAATGAACATGAGGATGCAAATAAAACAAAAACATTAATTGAAGATTTTAATGGAGAATGTATTTTAATTCCTGGAGATATAGGTGAAGAAGATTTTTGTATAAAAGCTATAAATGAAGTTATAGAAAAGTTTAAAACTATAAATATATTAGTTAATAATTCAGGAGAACAACATACTGCTAATTCTTTAATTGATATTACAAGAAACCAATTAGAAAGAACATTTAAAACTAATTTTTTTGGAGCATTTTATTTATCAAAAGCAGTACTACCTCATTTAAAAAGTGGAGATAGCATAATAAATACTACTTCAATAACTGCATATCATGGAAGTGAAACATTAATAGACTATTCTGCTACTAAAGGAGCTCTTACTTCTTTTACAAGATCATTAGCTAAAAACTTAGCTAAAACAGGTATAAGAGTAAATGCAGTAGCTCCTGGACCTATATGGACTCCATTAATTCCATCATCTTTTGATGAAAATAAAGTTGCAAGCTTCGGTAAAGATACGCCTATGAAAAGACCAGGGCAACCAGTAGAATTAGCTGAAAGTTACGTGTTTTTAGCTAGTGATGGTGCCTCTTACATAACAGGTGAAACTATACATGTAAATGGAGGAGACTTTATAAATTCGTAA
- a CDS encoding TIM barrel protein — MEKLLFGISGLPIGEGDKFTYPTGIEYLHSIGLDAMELPFVRSVNVTPKNRPAILEAKEKYDFYLSAHGSYFINLNAEVEEKKLKSIDRILQGSEALKSIGGKSLIFHPEFYLKSSKEEALAEIKKNLLTLPGNIDYRLETTGKPTQFGDIDEIITLCKEVPYCKLCIDFSHIHARENGLLKEYSDFARILEKVGEGLGREALEDMHIHLSGIEYTNKGERHHLPFEESDFNYKACLKAFIDYNIKGCLICESPILEHDALLLKNTYENL, encoded by the coding sequence ATGGAAAAATTATTATTTGGTATTTCAGGACTTCCAATTGGAGAAGGTGATAAATTTACTTATCCGACAGGAATAGAATATTTACATAGTATAGGACTCGATGCAATGGAATTACCATTTGTTAGATCAGTTAATGTAACCCCTAAAAATAGACCTGCAATACTTGAAGCAAAAGAAAAATATGATTTTTATCTTTCTGCTCATGGATCATATTTTATTAATTTAAATGCAGAGGTAGAAGAAAAAAAGCTAAAGTCTATTGATAGAATATTACAAGGATCAGAGGCTTTAAAATCTATTGGTGGAAAAAGTTTAATCTTTCATCCAGAATTTTATTTAAAGTCATCTAAAGAAGAAGCATTAGCTGAAATTAAAAAAAATTTATTAACTTTACCAGGTAATATAGATTATAGATTAGAAACTACCGGGAAACCAACTCAGTTTGGAGATATAGATGAAATTATAACCTTATGCAAAGAGGTTCCTTATTGTAAATTATGTATTGACTTTTCACATATACATGCAAGAGAGAATGGATTATTAAAAGAATATAGCGATTTTGCTAGGATATTAGAAAAAGTCGGAGAAGGTCTTGGAAGAGAAGCTTTAGAAGATATGCATATTCACTTGTCAGGTATTGAATATACAAATAAAGGTGAAAGGCATCACTTACCTTTTGAAGAAAGTGATTTTAATTACAAAGCATGTTTAAAAGCTTTTATAGATTATAATATAAAGGGTTGTCTTATTTGTGAAAGTCCTATTCTTGAACACGATGCTTTACTATTAAAAAACACTTATGAAAACTTATAA
- a CDS encoding pseudouridine synthase, producing MEERLQKYMAKCGVASRRKCEELILQGKIKVNGIIIKELGTKVVEGIDKVEFNGKIIHKEENKIYIMLNKPEGYITSLKDEKGRKTILDLVDVNERIFPIGRLDYDSSGLLLLTNDGDIYNKIIHPRVKIKKKYITVCEGEFSESDLDKFRKGINIGDYITAPADIKIISIENIRNRKVSTVEISIHEGKNRQVRRMCAALNHPVLSLKRVAVGDVKLGYLKKGEWRNLSKAELEYINSL from the coding sequence ATGGAAGAAAGATTACAAAAGTATATGGCTAAGTGTGGAGTTGCCTCACGAAGAAAATGTGAAGAGTTAATTTTACAAGGAAAAATAAAAGTTAATGGTATTATTATAAAAGAATTAGGAACAAAAGTAGTGGAAGGTATTGATAAAGTAGAGTTTAATGGAAAAATAATTCATAAAGAAGAAAATAAAATTTATATAATGCTTAATAAACCAGAAGGATATATAACTTCTCTTAAAGATGAAAAAGGAAGGAAAACAATTCTTGATCTTGTAGATGTTAATGAGAGAATATTTCCTATAGGAAGATTAGATTACGATAGTTCCGGTTTATTGCTTTTAACAAATGATGGAGATATATATAATAAAATAATTCATCCACGAGTTAAAATAAAAAAGAAATACATAACTGTATGTGAAGGTGAATTTAGCGAAAGTGATTTAGATAAATTTAGAAAAGGAATTAATATAGGTGATTACATAACAGCCCCTGCAGATATTAAAATTATATCTATTGAAAATATTAGAAATAGAAAAGTCTCAACTGTTGAAATTTCTATACATGAAGGAAAAAATAGACAAGTTAGAAGAATGTGTGCTGCTTTAAATCATCCTGTACTTTCTCTTAAGAGAGTTGCTGTTGGAGATGTAAAACTAGGATATTTGAAAAAAGGAGAATGGAGAAATCTTAGTAAAGCAGAATTAGAATATATTAATTCTTTATAG
- a CDS encoding tRNA (mnm(5)s(2)U34)-methyltransferase — MFKYVADISELSHHIIKTFLVNKKIAIDGTLGNGYDSDFLSKNFEKVYSFEIQKEPCDRYKETCLENVIVINDSHDKINEYILENVDCIMYNLGFLPGGDKNITTMHETSLKSIKTGLEILNSGGIMTICIYKGHDEGKKEETCILQYIKTLPQKYYGVMSHSFLNRSEMAPSLIVIEKK; from the coding sequence ATGTTTAAGTATGTTGCTGACATTAGTGAGTTATCACATCATATAATAAAAACTTTTTTAGTTAATAAAAAAATTGCTATAGATGGAACCTTAGGAAATGGTTATGATTCTGATTTTCTATCTAAAAACTTTGAAAAGGTATATTCTTTTGAAATACAAAAAGAACCTTGTGATAGATACAAAGAAACTTGTTTGGAAAATGTAATTGTAATTAATGATTCACATGATAAAATTAATGAATATATACTTGAAAATGTTGATTGTATTATGTACAATTTAGGATTTCTCCCAGGAGGAGATAAAAATATTACAACTATGCATGAAACATCCCTAAAGAGTATTAAAACTGGGTTGGAAATTTTAAACTCAGGAGGGATTATGACTATATGTATATATAAAGGACATGATGAAGGTAAAAAAGAAGAAACTTGCATTTTACAATATATAAAAACTTTACCCCAAAAATATTATGGAGTTATGAGTCATAGTTTTTTAAATAGAAGTGAAATGGCTCCAAGTCTTATAGTTATTGAAAAGAAATGA
- a CDS encoding MurR/RpiR family transcriptional regulator — MDNNLNDSSKDLMRLIQLRFSRLSKGQKLIAEYILKNYDKAAFMTAAKLGTSVGVSESTVVRFANELGFTGYPKLQKALQELIKNKLTTVQRLELSNDYVSEGYALKGVLKADMENIRSTLEKINYNTFEDVINKIFEAKRIYIIGLRSSTALAEFLGFYLNIILQNVKTVGYGISDIFEQMINVGEGDLVIGIGFPRYASKTIDALSFSQDRGAKVVAITDSLLSPLASKADYTLIAQSNMASFVDSLVAPLSVINALIIAVGMREKENIATIFNNLEEIWKGYNVYSYNNRNVGDD; from the coding sequence ATGGATAATAATCTAAATGATAGCTCAAAGGATTTAATGAGATTAATTCAATTAAGATTTTCAAGATTAAGTAAAGGACAAAAGCTTATAGCTGAATATATATTAAAAAATTATGATAAAGCAGCATTTATGACTGCAGCTAAATTAGGAACTTCAGTTGGAGTATCTGAATCAACAGTTGTTAGATTTGCAAACGAACTTGGTTTTACAGGATATCCTAAATTACAAAAAGCTCTCCAAGAACTAATAAAAAATAAATTAACAACTGTTCAAAGGTTGGAACTATCAAATGATTATGTAAGTGAGGGGTATGCACTAAAGGGAGTATTAAAGGCCGATATGGAGAATATAAGGTCAACTCTTGAAAAAATAAACTATAATACATTTGAAGATGTAATTAATAAAATTTTCGAAGCTAAAAGAATCTATATTATAGGACTTAGAAGTTCTACTGCTCTTGCAGAGTTTTTAGGGTTTTATTTAAATATAATACTTCAAAATGTAAAAACAGTAGGATATGGAATATCTGATATATTCGAACAAATGATAAATGTAGGTGAAGGAGATTTAGTTATTGGAATAGGGTTTCCAAGATATGCATCTAAAACAATAGATGCTTTAAGTTTCTCACAAGATAGAGGTGCAAAAGTTGTAGCTATAACAGATAGTTTACTTTCACCACTTGCTTCAAAAGCAGATTATACATTAATAGCTCAAAGTAATATGGCATCATTTGTGGACTCTCTTGTTGCACCATTATCAGTTATAAATGCTTTAATAATCGCTGTTGGAATGAGAGAAAAAGAAAATATAGCAACTATATTTAACAACCTTGAAGAAATTTGGAAAGGATATAATGTATATTCTTATAACAACAGAAATGTTGGAGATGATTAA
- a CDS encoding NAD(P)/FAD-dependent oxidoreductase has protein sequence MKTIIVIGAGPAGMMAAIAASKENKVILLDSNERIGKKLFITGKGRCNVTNAKDISEFFDFIPGNPYFLYSSLYTFTNEDTIRFFEDQGIKLKVERGGRVFPESDKSSDIIKGLSNELAKCTIKVRLNSKVTNIISKNNIITEVEINGGERIKGDHFIICTGGASYPLTGSKGEGQKFSKNLGHNIVDLKPSLVPIELKDTWVKELMGLSLKNVEISIFEKDTVKPVYKNQGEMIFTHFGISGPLILSGSRFIKENKKFYIKLDFKPALSEIELDKRIQKDFKKFINKDFKNALDELLPNKIIPLIIKLSQIPENKKVNEITKEERKNLLKLLKEFKMEVKGLRPIDEAIVTAGGVDTKEIDPSTMKSKIISNLSFAGEVIDVDAFTGGYNVQIALSTGYIAGSNI, from the coding sequence ATGAAAACAATAATAGTTATTGGAGCAGGTCCAGCAGGTATGATGGCTGCTATAGCTGCATCCAAAGAAAATAAAGTTATATTATTAGATAGTAATGAACGTATTGGAAAAAAACTTTTTATAACAGGTAAAGGAAGATGTAATGTTACAAATGCAAAGGATATTTCTGAATTCTTTGATTTTATACCTGGTAATCCATATTTCCTATATAGTTCTTTATATACATTTACAAATGAAGACACTATTCGCTTTTTTGAAGATCAAGGAATAAAGTTAAAAGTAGAAAGAGGCGGTCGTGTATTTCCTGAATCAGATAAGTCCTCTGATATAATAAAAGGATTATCTAACGAACTTGCTAAATGTACTATTAAAGTTAGACTTAATAGTAAAGTAACTAATATTATAAGTAAAAACAATATAATTACTGAAGTTGAAATAAATGGTGGCGAAAGAATCAAAGGCGATCATTTTATAATTTGTACTGGTGGAGCATCATATCCTTTAACTGGTTCAAAAGGAGAAGGACAAAAATTTTCAAAAAATTTAGGCCATAATATAGTTGATTTAAAACCTTCTCTTGTACCAATAGAACTTAAGGACACTTGGGTAAAAGAACTTATGGGATTATCATTAAAAAATGTTGAAATATCTATATTTGAAAAAGATACTGTAAAACCAGTTTATAAAAATCAAGGTGAAATGATATTTACTCATTTTGGTATATCAGGTCCCCTTATATTAAGTGGATCAAGATTTATTAAAGAAAATAAGAAATTTTACATAAAACTAGATTTTAAGCCTGCATTAAGTGAAATTGAATTAGATAAGAGAATCCAAAAAGATTTTAAAAAATTTATAAATAAGGATTTTAAAAATGCTTTGGATGAGTTATTACCTAACAAAATCATTCCTTTAATTATTAAACTTTCTCAAATACCTGAAAATAAGAAGGTTAATGAAATAACTAAAGAAGAGAGAAAAAATTTATTAAAATTATTAAAAGAATTTAAAATGGAAGTAAAAGGATTAAGACCAATTGATGAAGCTATAGTTACAGCTGGTGGAGTAGATACAAAAGAAATTGATCCATCTACTATGAAATCAAAAATAATTTCAAATCTTTCTTTTGCTGGTGAAGTAATAGATGTAGATGCATTTACAGGTGGTTACAACGTACAAATTGCTTTATCAACTGGCTATATAGCTGGAAGTAATATTTAA
- the cmk gene encoding (d)CMP kinase, producing the protein MRISVAIDGPAGAGKSTIAKLVGEKFNLMYINTGAMYRAVALKSIENNIDINDVESICNLIDSMEMKFENDDLILNGENIQSKITMPEISSVVSAYASIQEVRLKLVNLQRKMSEEFNVIMDGRDIGTVVLKNAPYKFFLTATPEERADRRYKELKNRGLEVNYDKILEDIIKRDYIDTHRDVDPLKKADDAIEIDTTGLNIEEVTNKIISYIK; encoded by the coding sequence TTGAGAATTTCGGTAGCAATAGATGGTCCAGCAGGAGCAGGAAAAAGTACAATCGCAAAATTAGTAGGTGAAAAATTCAATTTAATGTACATAAATACAGGTGCTATGTATAGAGCTGTTGCTTTAAAATCAATAGAAAATAATATAGATATAAATGATGTAGAATCTATATGTAATCTTATAGACTCTATGGAAATGAAATTTGAAAATGACGACTTAATATTAAATGGTGAAAATATACAAAGTAAAATAACTATGCCTGAAATAAGTTCAGTAGTTTCAGCTTATGCATCTATCCAAGAAGTAAGACTTAAATTAGTAAATTTACAAAGAAAAATGTCAGAAGAATTTAACGTTATAATGGATGGAAGAGATATAGGGACGGTAGTTTTAAAAAATGCGCCTTATAAATTCTTTTTAACTGCAACACCTGAAGAAAGAGCAGATAGACGATATAAAGAACTTAAAAATAGAGGACTAGAAGTTAATTATGATAAAATATTAGAAGATATTATAAAAAGAGATTATATAGATACCCATAGAGACGTTGATCCATTAAAGAAAGCTGATGATGCTATAGAAATTGATACAACTGGATTAAATATAGAAGAAGTTACAAACAAGATAATCTCTTATATAAAATAA